The Agromyces hippuratus genome has a window encoding:
- a CDS encoding sugar ABC transporter permease, translating to MAAQQPVPGTQTGLVIGEAEEFADASTRASVSIARDGRGGGAGRELPRKPFNFRRWFFATGWRHVVGVVMVVFSLFPIVFVISSSLNPHGTLTGSNALFSAIGLDSYVRILTDPQVPFLTWFGNTLMIAGITAVLTVFLGALAAYSFSRMRFTGRRFGLISIVVVQMFPQLLAVVAIFLLMSAIGDWFPAIGLNTHIGLIMVYLGGALGVNTYLMYGFFNTVPASIDEAAKIDGAGHARIFFTIILRLVAPILAVVALLSFIASVNEFVVASVLLIDTDKQTLAVGLTKLVSNPRYADWSAFSAGAVIAALPVVALFLFLQKYIVGGLTAGAVK from the coding sequence ATGGCCGCCCAGCAGCCCGTTCCCGGAACCCAGACCGGCCTCGTCATCGGCGAGGCGGAGGAGTTCGCGGATGCCTCGACGCGCGCGAGCGTCTCGATCGCTCGCGATGGCCGTGGCGGCGGTGCCGGCCGCGAGCTTCCGCGCAAGCCGTTCAACTTCCGTCGCTGGTTCTTCGCGACCGGGTGGCGGCACGTCGTCGGCGTCGTCATGGTCGTCTTCTCGCTGTTCCCGATCGTGTTCGTGATCTCGTCGTCGCTGAACCCGCACGGCACGCTCACCGGCTCGAACGCGCTGTTCTCGGCGATCGGCCTCGACAGCTACGTGCGCATCCTCACCGACCCGCAGGTGCCGTTCCTCACCTGGTTCGGCAACACGCTCATGATCGCCGGCATCACGGCCGTGCTGACCGTGTTCCTCGGCGCGCTCGCGGCGTATTCCTTCTCGCGCATGCGCTTCACCGGCCGTCGCTTCGGCCTCATCTCGATCGTCGTCGTGCAGATGTTCCCGCAGTTGCTCGCCGTCGTCGCGATCTTCCTGCTCATGAGCGCGATCGGCGACTGGTTCCCCGCGATCGGCCTGAACACCCACATCGGCCTGATCATGGTCTACCTGGGCGGTGCGCTCGGCGTGAACACGTACCTCATGTACGGCTTCTTCAACACGGTGCCGGCGTCGATCGACGAGGCCGCGAAGATCGACGGCGCGGGCCACGCCCGCATCTTCTTCACGATCATCCTGCGGCTCGTGGCGCCGATCCTCGCGGTGGTGGCGCTGCTGTCGTTCATCGCCTCGGTCAACGAGTTCGTCGTGGCATCCGTGCTGCTCATCGACACCGACAAGCAGACGCTCGCAGTGGGCCTCACGAAGCTCGTCTCGAACCCGCGCTACGCCGACTGGAGCGCCTTCTCGGCCGGTGCCGTCATCGCCGCGCTGCCGGTCGTGGCGCTCTTCCTCTTCCTGCAGAAGTACATCGTCGGCGGTCTGACCGCCGGCGCCGTGAAGTAG
- a CDS encoding GAP family protein, with protein MLQAIGHILPIALAVALSSVPLMATIVILLSPKRESALPYLIGWVLGMAALVFICTVSTQAVPTPRSARQPDVAVGVGEMIVGAGLIVIGIISWRRARRNPTDAMPAWLGKMESIGPWSAFGLGVALNIRPKEILLALAAGLAVRGAGLSGSEAAIVILVYTLIGASTVAVPVIATLIDAKGMQPRLLKMKEWLTRNNRVVTSLILLMVGVFIIGSGLARL; from the coding sequence ATGCTGCAGGCGATAGGGCACATCCTTCCGATCGCGCTGGCGGTCGCCCTCAGCTCGGTGCCGCTCATGGCGACGATCGTGATCCTGCTGTCGCCGAAGCGCGAGTCGGCCTTGCCGTACCTCATCGGGTGGGTGCTCGGCATGGCGGCGCTGGTCTTCATCTGCACGGTCTCGACGCAGGCGGTGCCGACGCCGCGTTCCGCACGGCAGCCCGATGTGGCCGTCGGCGTCGGCGAGATGATCGTCGGGGCCGGGCTGATCGTCATCGGCATCATCTCCTGGCGACGTGCGCGCAGGAACCCCACCGACGCGATGCCCGCGTGGCTCGGCAAGATGGAGTCGATCGGCCCCTGGAGCGCATTCGGGCTCGGGGTCGCGCTGAACATCCGCCCCAAGGAGATCCTGCTCGCGCTCGCCGCGGGCCTCGCGGTGCGCGGCGCCGGACTCTCGGGCTCCGAGGCGGCGATCGTGATCCTCGTCTACACGCTCATCGGCGCATCGACCGTGGCGGTGCCCGTCATCGCGACGCTCATCGACGCGAAGGGCATGCAGCCGAGGCTCCTGAAGATGAAGGAGTGGCTCACCCGCAACAACCGCGTGGTGACCTCGCTCATCCTGCTGATGGTCGGCGTGTTCATCATCGGAAGCGGCCTCGCGCGGTTGTGA
- a CDS encoding glycoside hydrolase family 13 protein, with amino-acid sequence MTPSTPLASHAPPAPHHDGSPLHVSTQAPALGETVRVRLRVPESFGPLAWVGTRSNPNREPRFDEASVVGAADGWQWWEAAVEVENPVHGYRWLLVGADGRQHWLNQLGLSTVETRDHDDFRLVAHEPAPEWAASSVMYQVFPDRFAKSGAAPFDELRAAGELPEWAIAADWSDPVDPVYPGRSKQLFGGDLDGVREQLDHLTSLGVDLLYLTPVFPARSNHRYDATTFDLVDPLLGGDEALVRLVEAAHARGIRVIGDLTSNHSGDAHEWFRAAQADASAPEREFYFFHPSAGSGSTAGYESWLGVPSLPKFDWSSAELRRRFIEGPDSVVARFLGAPFNLDGWRIDVANMTGRLGSADLNAEVRQTIRRTMLEVKPDTLLLGESTNDAASDFQGDAWHGAMTYTPFTRPLWSWLLEPGSPAGGGLGFALQRVPTFTGGDFHAAHTRFAAGFPWRTRLATMNALDTHDTPRFGTHARTGALPAALGLAVTLPGIPVVWAGDEFGLTGDDGEASRTPMPWGSESSPEVAPVLETYRSLLRLRREHPVLATGGIRWLAVGDDAVAFVRESAEESVLVFAARSGATLSFDDSALGGRSAADVAAPLSGQARVAASAGLVTLETDEAGFAAWSLPGVAAPSWQAGIA; translated from the coding sequence ATGACCCCGTCGACCCCTCTGGCCTCGCACGCCCCGCCGGCTCCGCACCACGACGGGTCCCCGCTGCACGTCTCGACGCAGGCGCCCGCGCTCGGCGAGACGGTGCGGGTGCGCCTGCGCGTGCCCGAGTCGTTCGGGCCGCTCGCGTGGGTCGGCACCCGGTCGAACCCGAACCGGGAGCCGCGGTTCGACGAGGCATCCGTCGTCGGGGCCGCCGACGGCTGGCAGTGGTGGGAGGCGGCCGTCGAGGTCGAGAACCCCGTGCACGGCTACCGCTGGCTGCTCGTCGGCGCCGACGGCCGGCAGCACTGGCTGAACCAGCTCGGCCTGTCGACGGTCGAGACCCGCGACCACGACGACTTCCGGCTCGTCGCGCACGAGCCCGCGCCCGAATGGGCGGCGTCGAGCGTGATGTACCAGGTCTTCCCCGATCGCTTCGCGAAGTCGGGGGCGGCGCCGTTCGACGAACTCAGAGCGGCCGGCGAGCTGCCCGAGTGGGCGATCGCGGCCGACTGGAGCGACCCGGTCGACCCCGTGTACCCGGGCCGGTCGAAGCAGCTCTTCGGCGGCGACCTCGACGGCGTGCGCGAGCAGCTCGACCACCTCACGTCGCTCGGCGTCGACCTGCTCTATCTGACGCCGGTCTTCCCGGCGCGCTCGAACCACCGCTACGACGCCACGACCTTCGACCTCGTCGACCCGCTGCTCGGCGGCGACGAAGCGCTCGTGCGGCTCGTCGAGGCCGCGCACGCCCGAGGCATCCGCGTCATCGGCGACCTGACCTCGAATCACTCGGGCGACGCGCACGAGTGGTTCCGGGCTGCACAGGCCGATGCCTCCGCGCCCGAGCGCGAGTTCTACTTCTTCCACCCTTCGGCAGGCTCAGGGAGCACAGCAGGCTACGAGTCGTGGCTCGGGGTGCCGAGCCTGCCGAAGTTCGACTGGAGCTCCGCCGAGCTGCGGCGCCGCTTCATCGAGGGCCCCGACTCCGTCGTCGCGCGGTTCCTCGGTGCGCCGTTCAACCTCGACGGGTGGCGCATCGACGTCGCCAACATGACGGGCCGGCTCGGCTCCGCCGACCTGAACGCCGAGGTGCGGCAGACGATCCGGCGCACGATGCTCGAGGTGAAGCCCGACACGCTGCTGCTGGGGGAGTCGACGAACGACGCCGCGAGCGACTTCCAAGGCGACGCGTGGCACGGCGCGATGACGTACACGCCGTTCACCCGTCCGCTCTGGAGCTGGTTGCTCGAGCCGGGCAGCCCTGCCGGCGGCGGCCTCGGCTTCGCGCTGCAGCGGGTGCCGACCTTCACCGGCGGCGACTTCCACGCTGCGCACACGCGGTTCGCGGCGGGATTCCCGTGGCGTACGCGCCTCGCGACCATGAACGCGCTCGACACCCACGACACCCCGCGCTTCGGGACGCACGCGCGCACCGGCGCCCTGCCCGCCGCGCTCGGACTCGCGGTGACCCTGCCCGGCATCCCCGTCGTCTGGGCCGGCGACGAGTTCGGCTTGACCGGCGACGACGGCGAGGCCTCGCGCACGCCCATGCCGTGGGGGAGCGAGAGCTCGCCCGAGGTGGCGCCCGTGCTCGAGACGTATCGGTCACTGCTCCGGCTGCGCCGCGAGCACCCGGTGCTCGCCACCGGCGGCATCCGCTGGCTCGCCGTCGGCGACGACGCCGTGGCCTTCGTGCGCGAGTCGGCCGAGGAGTCGGTGCTCGTGTTCGCGGCGCGGTCGGGGGCGACGCTGTCGTTTGACGATTCGGCGCTCGGCGGGCGCAGTGCGGCGGATGTCGCGGCGCCCCTCTCCGGGCAGGCGCGAGTCGCGGCATCCGCTGGTCTCGTGACGCTGGAAACCGACGAGGCCGGCTTCGCCGCGTGGAGTCTGCCGGGCGTCGCGGCGCCGTCGTGGCAGGCTGGAATCGCGTGA
- a CDS encoding peptidoglycan DD-metalloendopeptidase family protein — MQHAAAMGQQATAPAGPAAPVAPVAQQADASWQALLTPAAPAPAYAQAPAAAPVPFTPAPAFTPAPTAASAPEYTQAPVAPTPEAAWYPDQAGAAVVTGGLRPRRSAPETAPHSPAPSAPSERAVPSERSAPAVSAFALSAAPAAPAPMPQAEPVDHSVDRNSAFAVSPADAGSRAGRVSRADSGSEPSGGFDALFADLGDEPEAEVEPAGRRAATSARSARLSRAERKAEKAAKAARSAAPVRSGAPARPPVVPIAAPDAGATASDDFAAVIAASAMARVAAPAPIPAPDPQSAEQFAPTAAWQPSTGVSAEQRPRRSSGSDSVAARRSTGSGTAASGPAAGTPRPPAKRRVKRVGRIARMSSGFAAMSFAALLAVTTSVPSLSLLSPADVQAMALEQATFGTEPGQQVEINSGTLAQTVQRDGYETQTIDEYARAAGIRPEATFTNNPSGTIQWPFAVGVHIGDQFGYRDCAGCSSDHGGQDFNPGLGAEIQAIADGVVANSTDSGGSLGVVMMIDHIIDGELVTSVYAHMEYESRRFEVGDTVSVGDVIGNTGDTGMSTGPHLHFEIRLGGMDGTKVDPLQWLYDNTN; from the coding sequence GTGCAGCATGCCGCGGCGATGGGGCAGCAGGCGACCGCACCGGCCGGGCCCGCGGCACCGGTCGCACCGGTTGCACAGCAGGCGGATGCCTCGTGGCAGGCGTTGCTGACACCGGCGGCTCCGGCTCCGGCGTACGCGCAGGCCCCGGCGGCTGCTCCGGTTCCATTCACGCCGGCTCCGGCGTTCACGCCGGCTCCGACGGCCGCGTCCGCTCCTGAGTACACCCAGGCTCCCGTCGCGCCGACGCCCGAGGCCGCGTGGTATCCCGATCAGGCTGGGGCGGCAGTCGTGACCGGCGGGTTGCGGCCCAGGCGCTCGGCCCCCGAGACGGCCCCGCACTCGCCCGCCCCGTCGGCCCCCTCGGAACGCGCCGTTCCCTCGGAACGCTCCGCTCCCGCAGTCTCAGCATTCGCACTCTCCGCAGCTCCCGCAGCACCCGCTCCGATGCCACAGGCCGAGCCGGTCGACCACTCGGTCGACAGGAACTCGGCCTTCGCCGTTTCGCCGGCAGACGCCGGTTCGCGGGCAGGCCGTGTCTCACGGGCCGACTCCGGTTCCGAGCCGAGCGGCGGATTCGACGCGCTCTTCGCCGACCTCGGCGACGAGCCCGAGGCGGAGGTCGAGCCGGCTGGGCGCCGTGCGGCGACATCCGCTCGTTCCGCTCGCCTGTCGCGGGCCGAGCGCAAGGCCGAGAAGGCTGCGAAGGCCGCGCGCTCAGCGGCCCCGGTGCGCTCCGGCGCCCCGGCGCGACCCCCGGTCGTGCCGATCGCCGCACCCGACGCAGGGGCTACGGCATCCGACGACTTCGCCGCCGTGATCGCCGCCTCCGCGATGGCTCGTGTCGCTGCGCCGGCCCCGATCCCCGCCCCCGACCCGCAGTCGGCGGAGCAGTTCGCGCCCACGGCGGCCTGGCAGCCGTCGACCGGCGTCTCCGCCGAGCAGCGCCCCCGCCGTTCCTCCGGCTCCGACTCCGTCGCTGCCAGGCGTTCGACCGGAAGCGGCACCGCGGCCTCCGGCCCTGCCGCCGGCACTCCCCGGCCGCCGGCCAAGCGACGGGTGAAGCGCGTCGGGCGAATCGCACGCATGTCGAGCGGCTTCGCGGCGATGAGCTTCGCGGCGCTGCTCGCGGTCACGACTTCGGTGCCGTCGCTCTCGCTGCTGTCGCCCGCCGACGTGCAGGCCATGGCGCTCGAGCAGGCCACCTTCGGCACCGAGCCCGGTCAGCAGGTCGAGATCAACAGCGGCACCCTCGCGCAGACCGTGCAGCGCGACGGCTACGAGACGCAGACCATCGACGAGTACGCCCGCGCGGCCGGCATCCGGCCCGAGGCGACCTTCACGAACAACCCGTCGGGCACGATCCAGTGGCCGTTCGCGGTCGGCGTGCACATCGGCGACCAGTTCGGCTACCGCGACTGCGCCGGTTGCTCGAGCGACCACGGCGGCCAGGACTTCAACCCCGGCCTCGGCGCCGAGATCCAGGCGATCGCCGACGGCGTCGTCGCGAACTCGACCGACTCCGGCGGATCGCTCGGCGTGGTCATGATGATCGATCACATCATCGACGGCGAACTCGTCACGAGCGTCTACGCGCACATGGAGTACGAGTCGCGCCGCTTCGAGGTCGGCGACACGGTCAGCGTCGGCGACGTCATCGGCAACACCGGCGACACCGGCATGTCGACGGGCCCGCACCTGCACTTCGAGATCCGTCTCGGCGGCATGGACGGCACCAAGGTCGACCCGCTCCAGTGGCTCTACGACAACACCAACTGA
- a CDS encoding sugar ABC transporter substrate-binding protein — protein sequence MRVNKKSLLAAGAVAVIATLGLASCSAGDSGSEGEASSSGTLTVWVDAERVDALQAAADAYSEEKGVKVELVGKDNADIKDDFIQQVPTGKGPDITMGAHDWLGELSTNGVVAPIELGDSAADYLPVAIDASTYEGTTYMLPYAVENIAVLRNADLVPEAATSFDDMIAKGQAAGLTQPFVVEQGAEGNPYHLYPFQTAFGAPVFGSNDEGYDPTDLQIGNAGGEQFATWLGSQGKNGTGVFNTDIDGDIAKQAFIDGTAAFWLTGPWNVGAATDAGINVAIDTVPSPTAEVASPFAGVKGFFVSSESKNKVAANDFLVNYIGTEDVQLELFKAGNVLPALSAAAEAASSDPIVAGFAAVGAEAVPMPAIPAMGAVWQYWGIAEADIINGADPVTTWQKLAADVQAAISK from the coding sequence ATGAGGGTGAACAAGAAGAGCCTGCTCGCCGCCGGAGCCGTCGCAGTCATCGCGACCCTCGGCCTCGCGAGCTGCTCCGCCGGCGACAGCGGCTCCGAAGGCGAGGCCTCGTCGAGTGGCACGCTGACCGTCTGGGTCGACGCCGAGCGCGTCGACGCGCTGCAGGCAGCAGCCGACGCCTACTCCGAGGAGAAGGGCGTCAAGGTCGAGCTCGTCGGCAAGGACAACGCCGACATCAAGGACGACTTCATCCAGCAGGTTCCGACCGGCAAGGGCCCCGACATCACCATGGGCGCCCACGACTGGCTCGGCGAGCTCTCGACCAACGGCGTCGTCGCCCCCATCGAGCTCGGCGACTCGGCTGCCGACTACCTCCCGGTCGCGATCGACGCGTCGACCTACGAGGGCACGACCTACATGCTCCCCTACGCGGTGGAGAACATCGCGGTGCTCCGCAACGCCGACCTCGTTCCCGAGGCCGCCACGAGCTTCGACGACATGATCGCCAAGGGCCAGGCCGCCGGCCTCACCCAGCCGTTCGTCGTCGAGCAGGGTGCAGAGGGCAACCCCTACCACCTGTACCCGTTCCAGACCGCGTTCGGCGCTCCCGTCTTCGGCAGCAACGACGAGGGCTACGACCCGACCGACCTGCAGATCGGCAACGCGGGCGGCGAGCAGTTCGCCACGTGGCTCGGCAGCCAGGGCAAGAACGGCACCGGCGTCTTCAACACCGACATCGACGGCGACATCGCCAAGCAGGCCTTCATCGACGGCACCGCGGCCTTCTGGCTGACCGGTCCGTGGAACGTCGGCGCTGCGACCGACGCCGGCATCAACGTCGCGATCGACACCGTGCCGAGCCCGACCGCCGAGGTCGCGTCGCCGTTCGCCGGCGTCAAGGGCTTCTTCGTCTCCTCCGAGTCGAAGAACAAGGTCGCCGCGAACGACTTCCTCGTGAACTACATCGGCACCGAAGACGTTCAGCTCGAGCTCTTCAAGGCCGGCAACGTGCTCCCCGCGCTCTCGGCTGCCGCTGAGGCCGCGTCGAGCGACCCGATCGTCGCCGGCTTCGCCGCCGTCGGTGCCGAGGCAGTGCCCATGCCCGCGATCCCCGCGATGGGTGCCGTCTGGCAGTACTGGGGCATCGCCGAGGCCGACATCATCAACGGTGCCGACCCGGTCACGACGTGGCAGAAGCTTGCCGCCGACGTGCAGGCCGCGATCAGCAAGTAA
- a CDS encoding CHY zinc finger protein: MHYATAVDIIAIRFACCDRYYPCHACHEEAESHPVVVRPRTEWDAPGILCGACGTELSVTEYRAAESCPACAAEFNPGCRLHWELYFEQ, encoded by the coding sequence GTGCACTACGCGACGGCGGTCGACATCATCGCCATACGCTTCGCCTGCTGCGATCGCTACTACCCGTGCCACGCCTGCCACGAGGAGGCGGAGTCGCACCCGGTCGTCGTCCGGCCGCGCACCGAATGGGATGCGCCCGGCATCCTGTGCGGCGCCTGCGGCACCGAGCTCTCGGTGACCGAGTACCGCGCCGCCGAGTCGTGCCCGGCCTGCGCCGCGGAGTTCAACCCGGGCTGCCGCCTGCACTGGGAGCTCTACTTCGAGCAGTAG
- a CDS encoding ABC transporter permease subunit — protein MSTTIDDEVSAETPQQPTKKQRRAANIADAASGGLKMLLVKLLMLGLVDAIAIYGVIILASAEQWLVAAIVAVVAVIVNWIYFSRRKLPAKYLAPGVIFLVVFQVFVLVYTGYIAFTNYGTGHNGSKEQAVSSLMASSLQRVEDSPTYPVTVVDQGGTLGLLVTDPDGEALLGTNDAPLAPVDAEMDGDKAVAVDGWTTLQFGEVVTRTDEITALAVPFSDDPNDGALRTPDGSSAYLYLSNLEYDEAAGTMTNLDTGTVYSDIGTGAFTSDSGEELLPGWQIVVGFDNFVRAVTDERLAGPLVYVTLWTFAFALISVASTFFLGLFLAIVFNDMRMKGRKYYRVLMILPYAIPSFLSALIWAGMMNESFGFINQVLFGGASIPWLTDPVLAKFSVLLVNLWLGFPYMFLVCTGALQSIPEELQEAATVDGARPWAVFRLIKLPLLLVSVAPLLIASFAFNFNNFNVIYMLTDGGPRDSNAPIPVGFTDILISMVYKVAFTGQTRDYGLASAYSIIIFVIVAVISVIAFRRTKSLEELN, from the coding sequence ATGAGCACCACGATCGACGACGAGGTCTCGGCGGAGACGCCGCAGCAGCCGACGAAGAAGCAGCGGCGTGCCGCGAACATCGCCGACGCGGCATCCGGCGGGCTGAAGATGCTGCTCGTGAAGCTGCTGATGCTCGGCCTCGTCGACGCGATCGCGATCTACGGGGTCATCATCCTGGCGAGCGCCGAGCAGTGGCTCGTCGCGGCGATCGTCGCGGTCGTCGCGGTGATCGTCAACTGGATCTACTTCTCGCGGCGCAAGCTCCCCGCGAAGTACCTCGCGCCCGGCGTGATCTTCCTCGTCGTGTTCCAGGTGTTCGTGCTCGTCTACACGGGCTACATCGCCTTCACGAACTACGGCACGGGCCACAACGGCTCGAAGGAGCAGGCGGTCTCGTCGCTCATGGCCTCGTCGTTGCAGCGCGTCGAGGACTCGCCCACCTACCCCGTCACCGTCGTCGACCAGGGCGGCACGCTCGGCCTGCTCGTGACGGACCCCGACGGCGAGGCGCTGCTCGGCACCAACGACGCGCCGCTCGCCCCCGTCGACGCCGAGATGGACGGCGACAAGGCGGTCGCCGTCGACGGCTGGACGACCCTGCAGTTCGGCGAGGTGGTCACCCGCACCGACGAGATCACCGCCCTCGCCGTGCCGTTCTCCGACGACCCGAACGACGGGGCGCTGCGCACCCCCGACGGCTCGAGCGCCTACCTCTACCTCTCGAACCTCGAGTACGACGAGGCCGCCGGCACGATGACGAACCTCGACACCGGCACCGTCTACTCCGACATCGGCACCGGCGCGTTCACCTCCGACAGCGGCGAGGAGCTGCTGCCGGGCTGGCAGATCGTCGTCGGCTTCGACAACTTCGTGCGCGCCGTCACCGACGAGCGCCTCGCCGGCCCGCTCGTCTACGTCACGCTCTGGACGTTCGCGTTCGCGCTCATCTCGGTCGCGTCGACGTTCTTCCTCGGCCTCTTCCTCGCGATCGTCTTCAACGACATGCGCATGAAGGGTCGCAAGTACTACCGCGTGCTGATGATCCTCCCGTACGCGATCCCGTCGTTCCTCTCGGCGCTGATCTGGGCCGGCATGATGAACGAGAGCTTCGGCTTCATCAACCAGGTGCTGTTCGGCGGGGCGTCCATTCCCTGGCTGACCGATCCGGTGCTCGCCAAGTTCTCGGTGCTGCTCGTGAACCTGTGGCTCGGCTTCCCGTACATGTTCCTCGTGTGCACCGGCGCCCTGCAGTCGATCCCCGAGGAGCTGCAGGAGGCCGCGACGGTCGACGGCGCGAGGCCGTGGGCGGTGTTCCGGCTCATCAAGCTGCCGCTGCTGCTCGTGTCGGTGGCCCCGCTGCTCATCGCGTCGTTCGCGTTCAACTTCAACAACTTCAACGTGATCTACATGCTCACCGACGGCGGGCCGAGGGACTCGAACGCGCCCATCCCGGTCGGGTTCACCGACATCCTGATCTCGATGGTCTACAAGGTGGCCTTCACCGGGCAGACGCGCGACTACGGTCTCGCCAGCGCCTATTCGATCATCATCTTCGTCATCGTGGCCGTGATCTCGGTCATCGCCTTCCGCCGCACCAAGTCGCTCGAGGAGCTGAACTGA
- a CDS encoding glycoside hydrolase family 13 protein, whose translation MTSEWWRTAAIYQIYPRSFADANGDGMGDLAGITSRLGALQELGIDAIWLSPFYTSPQRDAGYDVADYCDVDPLFGTLADFDAMVAEAHARGIRVIVDLVPNHSSDAHEWFQAALAAAPGSAERARYLFRDGRGADGSEAPNNWESVFGGPAWSRVVEADGTPGQWYLHLFDSSQPDFDWTNDEVREEFRRILRFWLDRGVDGFRVDVAHGMIKAEGLPDFTPPAEGGSMGGAATSGVPLEPEISAEPGDSAPYWGQDGVHEIYRDWRKLLDEYPDDRVLAAEAWVDPLPRLAKWVRPDEMHQAFNFAYLETPWNADALRHVIDDSLAAFAAVGAPSTWVLSNHDVVRHATRLSVTEANPQGHGLGPRSKGLPEYAPGLRRARAATALMLALPGSVYLYQGEELGLPEVIDVPDDARQDPTWFRTNGERYGRDGCRVPLPWESTAPSYGFGPTDASWLPQPEQWAELARDAQQGDPASTLSLYRDALAVRRTHDLGAGTLEWLPGYPESIVAFRNGDVVVIANTGDSPVELPAGEVLLSSEPFEARALPADTTVWLAA comes from the coding sequence ATGACTTCCGAATGGTGGCGCACCGCCGCGATCTACCAGATCTACCCCCGGTCGTTCGCCGACGCGAACGGCGACGGCATGGGCGACCTCGCCGGCATCACCTCGCGCCTCGGTGCGCTGCAGGAGCTCGGCATCGACGCGATCTGGCTCTCCCCCTTCTACACCTCGCCGCAACGGGACGCCGGCTACGACGTCGCCGACTACTGCGACGTCGACCCGCTCTTCGGCACCCTGGCCGACTTCGACGCGATGGTCGCCGAAGCGCACGCCCGTGGCATCCGCGTCATCGTCGACCTCGTGCCGAACCACTCCTCCGACGCGCACGAGTGGTTCCAGGCGGCGCTCGCCGCTGCACCGGGCAGCGCCGAGCGCGCCCGTTACTTGTTCCGCGACGGCCGCGGTGCCGACGGCTCCGAGGCGCCCAACAACTGGGAGTCCGTCTTCGGCGGACCGGCATGGAGCCGCGTCGTCGAGGCCGACGGCACGCCCGGCCAGTGGTACCTGCACCTCTTCGACAGCTCGCAGCCCGACTTCGACTGGACCAACGACGAGGTGCGCGAGGAGTTCCGCCGCATCCTTCGCTTCTGGCTCGACCGCGGTGTCGACGGCTTCCGCGTCGACGTGGCCCACGGCATGATCAAGGCCGAGGGCCTCCCCGACTTCACTCCCCCGGCAGAGGGCGGCAGCATGGGCGGAGCGGCGACCTCCGGCGTGCCGCTCGAGCCCGAGATCTCTGCGGAGCCCGGCGACAGTGCCCCCTACTGGGGCCAGGACGGCGTGCACGAGATCTACCGCGATTGGCGGAAGCTGCTCGACGAGTACCCCGACGACCGCGTGCTCGCGGCCGAGGCGTGGGTCGACCCGCTGCCCCGACTCGCGAAGTGGGTGCGCCCCGACGAGATGCACCAGGCGTTCAACTTCGCCTACCTCGAGACGCCGTGGAACGCCGACGCGCTGCGCCACGTCATCGACGACTCGCTCGCGGCCTTCGCCGCGGTCGGCGCACCCTCGACCTGGGTGCTCTCGAACCACGACGTCGTGCGCCACGCGACCCGGCTCTCGGTCACCGAGGCGAACCCGCAGGGCCACGGCCTCGGGCCTCGCTCGAAGGGCCTGCCCGAGTACGCGCCCGGCCTGCGCCGCGCCCGCGCCGCGACCGCGCTCATGCTCGCGCTGCCGGGCTCGGTCTACCTCTACCAGGGCGAGGAGCTCGGCCTGCCCGAGGTCATCGACGTGCCCGACGACGCCCGTCAGGACCCGACCTGGTTCCGCACGAACGGCGAGCGCTACGGGCGCGACGGATGCCGCGTGCCCCTGCCCTGGGAATCCACGGCTCCCTCGTACGGCTTCGGCCCGACGGATGCCTCGTGGCTCCCCCAGCCCGAGCAGTGGGCCGAGCTCGCACGCGACGCGCAGCAGGGCGACCCCGCCTCGACGCTCTCGCTCTACCGCGACGCCCTCGCGGTGCGGCGCACGCACGACCTCGGCGCCGGCACCCTGGAGTGGCTGCCGGGCTACCCCGAGTCGATCGTGGCGTTCCGCAACGGCGACGTCGTCGTGATCGCCAACACCGGCGACTCACCCGTCGAGCTCCCGGCAGGCGAGGTGCTGCTCTCGAGCGAGCCGTTCGAGGCTCGCGCGCTGCCCGCCGACACGACGGTCTGGCTCGCGGCCTAG